One window from the genome of Chroococcidiopsis sp. TS-821 encodes:
- a CDS encoding aldo/keto reductase, protein MRYRRFGKTNLNLSVFSLGTMRYLASEENARQTVYQAVLQGVNHLETAKGYGKSEQYLGAAIKAGLPKPRSQLYITTKIAPTSDADSMQRWIDESLARLGLDYLDCLAIHGINTWEHLHTIQQPGCMQAVQQAVADGRVRHVGFSTHAPLEIILAAIETDLFEFVNLHYYYFSQRNAAAIALAAQKDMGVFIISPADKGGLLYTPPPKLQALCQPFSPLELTYRFLLCDPRITTLSVGAANPTELAVPLSVSDRTENLTPQEITVFQRLETTQKDTLGSDRCSQCNACLPCPENINIPEVLRLRNLAVAYDMTEYGKYRYGMFENAGHWFPGTKANRCTECGDCLSRCPEQLDIPTLLYDTHSRLNGREGRRLWD, encoded by the coding sequence ATGCGCTACCGCCGGTTTGGGAAAACTAATCTTAATTTGTCTGTGTTCTCCTTGGGAACAATGCGCTATCTAGCCTCAGAGGAAAATGCGCGGCAAACGGTTTATCAAGCAGTCTTACAAGGTGTAAACCATTTAGAAACTGCTAAAGGTTATGGCAAAAGCGAGCAGTATCTAGGGGCAGCAATTAAAGCCGGATTACCAAAACCGCGATCGCAGCTGTACATTACCACTAAAATCGCCCCAACGTCCGATGCGGATAGTATGCAGCGATGGATTGACGAATCGCTCGCGCGGTTAGGTTTAGATTATCTAGATTGTCTAGCCATTCATGGTATCAATACTTGGGAGCACCTCCACACAATCCAACAGCCAGGCTGTATGCAAGCAGTTCAGCAAGCTGTTGCAGATGGCAGAGTTCGGCATGTAGGTTTTTCTACCCATGCACCACTCGAAATTATCTTAGCAGCAATAGAAACAGATTTATTTGAATTTGTCAATCTGCATTATTACTATTTTTCCCAGCGTAATGCAGCAGCGATCGCCCTCGCCGCGCAAAAGGACATGGGAGTTTTTATTATCTCACCTGCTGATAAAGGCGGACTGCTTTACACGCCACCGCCAAAGTTACAAGCGTTGTGTCAACCTTTCTCCCCATTAGAGTTAACTTATCGCTTCTTGCTTTGCGATCCGCGCATAACAACGCTGAGTGTCGGAGCCGCAAACCCAACAGAACTTGCAGTGCCACTCAGTGTCAGCGATCGCACAGAAAATTTAACACCGCAAGAAATTACTGTATTTCAACGATTAGAAACAACTCAAAAAGATACGTTAGGAAGCGATCGCTGTAGCCAATGCAACGCTTGTTTACCTTGTCCGGAAAACATCAATATTCCCGAAGTTCTACGGTTGCGCAATCTTGCGGTAGCTTATGACATGACGGAATACGGCAAATATCGTTATGGAATGTTTGAAAATGCCGGACACTGGTTTCCTGGAACGAAAGCAAATCGTTGCACCGAATGCGGTGATTGTCTTTCGCGTTGTCCAGAACAGCTTGATATTCCGACTTTACTCTACGATACTCATAGCAGACTTAATGGACGTGAAGGACGGCGATTGTGGGACTAA
- a CDS encoding bifunctional nuclease family protein codes for MIEMRVAGIAIDAVNRSPIVLLKDGQERRALPIYINQDQAKAIIGALENQKPPRPLTHDLIANILEAWGMTLERIVINAIQDGTFYALLTVSQGEVRKEIDARPSDAIAIALRTNSPIWVMEEVVADASIPVDRDADEAEQQAFREFLANLRPEDLIKGGGFTGES; via the coding sequence ATGATTGAAATGAGAGTCGCTGGCATTGCAATAGATGCCGTAAACCGCAGCCCAATCGTGCTTTTGAAAGATGGTCAAGAGCGACGTGCTTTACCCATTTATATCAACCAAGATCAGGCAAAGGCAATTATTGGTGCTTTGGAAAATCAAAAGCCTCCGCGTCCTCTAACGCATGATTTAATCGCTAATATCTTGGAAGCGTGGGGCATGACTTTAGAACGGATTGTGATTAATGCTATCCAAGACGGTACCTTCTATGCGCTACTCACTGTTAGCCAAGGGGAAGTTAGAAAAGAAATCGATGCTCGTCCGAGTGATGCGATCGCAATCGCGCTGCGTACCAATAGCCCGATCTGGGTGATGGAAGAAGTCGTAGCTGATGCCTCGATTCCCGTCGATCGCGATGCGGATGAAGCCGAACAGCAAGCATTTCGCGAATTTCTTGCCAATCTCCGCCCTGAAGATTTAATCAAGGGAGGAGGCTTTACAGGCGAAAGCTAG
- a CDS encoding riboflavin synthase: MFTGLIQALGTMRPLGGDRWQINCHHSSDAILQDLATGDSVAVDGVCLTVTEVLPQGFVATASPETLRRTTLGQHPDRFVNLEAALRVGSKLGGHFVMGHVDGVGYLQSAEQTATSWEMTFSAPDAIARYIVPKGSIAVNGVSLTIADWQPATNLFKVAVIPLSYAETNLQYLRPGDGVNLEGDILGKYVEKLIQAGTHYQVADAVADAVTPTFLVENGYL, encoded by the coding sequence ATGTTTACAGGATTAATTCAAGCATTAGGAACTATGCGACCGCTAGGGGGCGATCGCTGGCAAATTAATTGTCATCACAGTAGTGACGCTATTCTACAGGATCTTGCCACAGGTGATAGCGTTGCGGTTGATGGCGTCTGTTTAACGGTTACAGAGGTATTACCGCAAGGGTTTGTTGCCACTGCATCGCCAGAAACCCTGCGACGCACAACTTTAGGACAACATCCCGATCGCTTTGTCAATCTCGAAGCCGCGTTAAGAGTTGGCAGTAAACTCGGCGGTCATTTTGTGATGGGTCACGTCGATGGTGTAGGTTACTTGCAAAGCGCTGAGCAAACAGCGACGTCGTGGGAAATGACCTTTAGTGCACCTGATGCGATCGCGCGTTACATTGTTCCGAAAGGAAGTATTGCCGTTAACGGTGTCAGCTTGACAATTGCCGATTGGCAGCCAGCGACTAATTTATTTAAAGTAGCAGTGATTCCACTGTCTTATGCTGAAACAAACTTACAGTATCTCCGCCCTGGTGATGGAGTTAATTTGGAAGGAGATATTTTAGGCAAATACGTCGAGAAGTTAATTCAAGCGGGAACTCACTATCAAGTTGCTGATGCGGTCGCTGATGCTGTGACACCTACTTTTTTAGTAGAAAACGGGTACTTGTAA
- a CDS encoding carboxypeptidase M32 → MQTLEKTHPKLQELKTRLSEINDIESAASLLYWDQATYMPPGGAAARGRQLATLRHIAHTKFTDPAIGQLLEDLSSYERSLPPDSDEASLIRVTRRDYERAVKIPADFTARFSQHSTETYEVWAKARSANDFAAVQPYLEKTLELSRELANFFPGYEHIADPLIAEADYGMKATSVRELFAELRQQLVPIVEAISAQPVTDASCLHQHFPEAEQIAFSLKVIEKLGYDFQRGRQDKTLHPFMTKFSTGDVRITTRIRENDLNEGLFSTIHETGHALYEQGVNRDFEATPLAGGTSSGVHESQSRLWENMVGRSRPFWKFFYPQLQAQFPQQLGDVSLETFYRAINKVERSLIRTDADEVTYNLHVMIRFDLELQLLEGTLAVRDLPQAWNERYRSDLGIVPPNDSNGVLQDVHWYGGAIGGMFQGYTLGNLMSAQFFQAALQAHPHISTEIEQGNFDTLHNWLKTNIYQHGRKYTAAEIVELATGKALSIEPFISYIQQKFGELYSL, encoded by the coding sequence ATGCAGACGCTGGAAAAAACCCATCCCAAACTACAAGAATTAAAAACCCGTCTGAGTGAAATTAACGATATTGAGTCAGCCGCATCACTGCTTTACTGGGATCAAGCAACGTATATGCCCCCAGGAGGTGCAGCCGCGCGGGGACGCCAACTTGCAACGCTACGCCACATCGCGCATACAAAATTCACCGATCCAGCCATTGGACAACTTTTAGAAGATTTAAGTTCTTATGAAAGAAGTTTACCGCCTGATTCGGACGAAGCAAGCTTAATTCGCGTCACGCGCCGCGATTACGAACGTGCTGTTAAAATTCCTGCTGACTTTACCGCACGATTTTCACAGCATTCGACTGAAACGTATGAAGTGTGGGCAAAAGCGCGGAGTGCGAATGATTTTGCGGCGGTTCAACCGTATCTCGAAAAAACACTGGAACTGAGTCGAGAACTTGCCAATTTCTTTCCTGGTTATGAGCATATCGCCGATCCGTTGATTGCGGAAGCGGATTATGGCATGAAAGCAACTAGCGTTAGAGAACTATTTGCTGAATTACGCCAGCAACTTGTACCAATTGTGGAAGCGATTTCCGCACAGCCTGTGACAGATGCTTCGTGTTTGCATCAGCATTTTCCTGAAGCCGAACAAATCGCGTTTAGCTTGAAGGTAATTGAGAAACTCGGCTACGACTTTCAGCGAGGTCGACAAGATAAAACGTTGCATCCGTTTATGACAAAGTTCTCGACGGGTGACGTGCGGATTACGACGCGGATTCGCGAAAATGATTTGAATGAAGGGCTATTTAGTACAATTCATGAAACAGGTCATGCGTTGTACGAGCAAGGTGTGAATCGCGATTTTGAAGCAACGCCGTTAGCGGGTGGAACTTCTTCAGGCGTTCATGAAAGTCAATCGCGATTGTGGGAAAACATGGTGGGGCGCAGTCGTCCTTTTTGGAAGTTTTTCTATCCGCAATTGCAAGCGCAGTTTCCACAACAACTAGGTGATGTTTCTTTGGAGACGTTTTATCGGGCGATTAATAAAGTTGAGCGATCGCTGATTCGCACCGATGCGGATGAAGTTACTTACAACCTGCACGTAATGATTCGCTTCGACTTAGAGTTGCAACTTCTCGAAGGAACTTTAGCTGTCCGCGATTTGCCGCAAGCATGGAACGAGCGCTATCGTAGTGACTTGGGTATCGTACCACCAAACGACTCTAATGGTGTTTTACAAGATGTTCATTGGTATGGTGGCGCGATCGGGGGAATGTTTCAAGGTTATACACTTGGTAACTTGATGAGTGCGCAATTTTTTCAAGCCGCGTTACAAGCCCATCCCCACATTTCTACGGAAATTGAGCAAGGTAATTTTGATACATTACATAACTGGTTGAAAACAAATATCTATCAGCATGGACGTAAGTATACTGCTGCTGAGATTGTAGAACTAGCAACAGGAAAAGCTTTGAGTATTGAGCCATTTATCAGTTACATCCAGCAAAAATTCGGCGAACTGTACTCTTTGTAA
- a CDS encoding sucrose synthase translates to MSELIQAVINSEEKSDLRSFVSEIRHQEKRYLLRNDILSAYADYCDKHQKSEDFIQSSNLSKLIYYTQEILQEDGNLCLIIRPKIASQEVYRLTEDLNAEELSVQELLDVRDRFVNRYHPNEGDILELDFQPFYDYSPAIRDPKNIGKGVQYLNRYLSSKLFQDPRQWLESLFNFLRLHQYEGSQLLINGQIQSQQQLSDQIKKALAYVSKLDSDEPYEQFRYALQAMGFEPGWGNTAGRVAETLEILDELIDSPDHQTLEAFISRIPMVFKIVLVSAHGWFGQEGVLGRPDTGGQVVYVLDQARSLEKQLQEDTTLAGLDVLNVQPKVIILTRLIPNSDGTLCNQRLEKVHGTENAWILRVPLREFNPKVTQNWISRFEFWPYLETFAIDSEKELRSELRGNPDLIIGNYTDGNLVAFLLARRMKVTQCNIAHALEKSKYLFSNLYWQDLEDKYHFSLQFTADLIAMNAANFIISSTYQEIVGTPDSVGQYESYKCFTMPELYHVVSGIELFSPKFNVVPPGVNETYYFPYSRWEDRVESDRARLEEMLFTQEDSSQIFGKLDDPSKRPIFSMARLDRIKNLTGLAECFGKSPELQEHCNLILVAGKLRVEESSDNEERDEIEKLYRIIDQYNLYGKFRWLGVRLSKTDSGEIYRVIADRQGIFVQPALFEAFGLTILEAMISGLPTFATQFGGPLEIINDKVNGFYINPTHLEETAEKILDFVTKCEQNPNYWYEISTRAMDRVYSTYTWKIHTTRLLSLARIYGFWNFISKENREDLLRYIEAIFYLIYKPRAKQLLEQHMHR, encoded by the coding sequence ATGTCGGAGTTAATCCAGGCTGTCATTAATAGTGAAGAGAAAAGCGATCTACGCTCGTTTGTTAGTGAAATTCGTCATCAGGAAAAGCGTTATTTATTGCGTAATGATATCTTGAGTGCTTACGCAGATTATTGTGATAAGCATCAAAAATCAGAAGATTTTATTCAGTCCTCTAATTTAAGTAAATTGATCTACTATACACAGGAAATATTACAAGAAGATGGCAACCTGTGTTTAATTATTCGTCCCAAAATTGCCAGTCAAGAAGTTTATCGATTGACTGAGGATCTCAATGCTGAAGAATTGAGCGTGCAAGAGCTTTTAGATGTACGCGATCGCTTCGTAAACCGCTATCATCCTAACGAAGGTGATATCTTAGAACTAGATTTTCAGCCGTTTTACGATTACTCTCCTGCGATTCGCGATCCCAAAAATATTGGTAAAGGCGTTCAATACCTTAACCGCTATCTATCAAGCAAACTCTTCCAAGATCCAAGACAGTGGTTAGAAAGTTTATTTAACTTTCTCCGCTTGCATCAATACGAAGGTAGCCAGCTGCTAATTAACGGACAAATTCAATCGCAGCAACAACTTTCAGACCAAATTAAAAAAGCGCTAGCCTACGTCAGTAAATTAGATAGCGACGAACCCTACGAACAGTTTCGCTACGCACTGCAAGCGATGGGTTTTGAACCTGGTTGGGGAAATACTGCGGGTCGAGTCGCCGAAACGTTAGAAATTCTTGATGAACTCATCGATTCTCCAGACCACCAAACATTGGAAGCATTTATTTCGCGGATTCCAATGGTGTTTAAAATTGTATTAGTGTCCGCGCACGGTTGGTTTGGTCAAGAAGGAGTTTTAGGAAGACCTGATACAGGCGGTCAAGTTGTGTATGTCCTTGACCAAGCAAGAAGTTTAGAAAAACAATTACAAGAAGATACGACCCTTGCAGGCTTAGATGTCCTCAACGTTCAACCTAAAGTTATTATCCTCACGCGGTTGATTCCTAATAGTGATGGGACTCTGTGTAACCAACGCCTAGAAAAAGTTCACGGGACAGAAAATGCGTGGATTTTGCGCGTACCGTTGCGAGAATTTAATCCTAAAGTAACGCAAAATTGGATTTCGCGCTTTGAATTTTGGCCTTATTTAGAAACGTTTGCGATTGATTCGGAAAAAGAACTGCGTTCTGAGTTGCGCGGCAATCCCGATTTGATTATTGGTAATTATACTGATGGCAATCTGGTGGCATTTTTACTTGCGCGACGGATGAAGGTGACGCAGTGTAATATTGCTCACGCGTTGGAAAAGTCGAAGTACTTATTTAGTAACTTATACTGGCAAGATCTAGAAGATAAATACCATTTCTCCTTGCAATTCACTGCTGATTTAATTGCGATGAACGCAGCGAATTTTATCATCAGCAGCACATATCAAGAAATTGTTGGGACACCTGATAGTGTAGGACAGTACGAGTCGTACAAGTGCTTTACGATGCCAGAGTTGTATCACGTTGTCAGTGGTATTGAGTTATTCAGCCCTAAATTCAACGTTGTACCGCCTGGGGTGAATGAGACATACTATTTCCCGTATTCGCGGTGGGAAGATCGTGTCGAAAGCGATCGCGCCCGCCTAGAAGAAATGCTGTTTACCCAAGAAGATTCGAGTCAAATCTTTGGTAAACTTGACGACCCAAGCAAGCGCCCAATTTTTTCGATGGCGCGTCTTGACCGCATTAAAAACTTGACGGGTTTAGCAGAATGTTTTGGTAAAAGCCCAGAACTACAAGAACATTGTAATTTAATCTTAGTTGCAGGTAAATTACGCGTCGAAGAGTCCAGCGACAACGAAGAACGCGACGAAATTGAGAAGCTTTACCGCATTATTGACCAATACAATTTATATGGTAAGTTTCGCTGGTTAGGGGTACGCCTTTCTAAAACTGACTCCGGTGAAATTTATCGCGTCATTGCCGATCGCCAAGGTATTTTTGTGCAACCAGCATTATTCGAGGCGTTTGGTTTAACGATTCTCGAAGCGATGATTTCCGGATTACCAACATTTGCGACGCAGTTTGGCGGTCCCCTCGAAATTATTAACGACAAAGTGAATGGCTTCTACATTAATCCGACACACTTAGAAGAAACCGCCGAGAAAATTCTCGATTTCGTTACCAAATGCGAACAAAATCCCAACTATTGGTACGAGATTTCTACGCGGGCGATGGATCGCGTTTACAGCACCTATACGTGGAAGATCCACACGACAAGGCTACTATCTTTGGCGCGAATCTACGGTTTTTGGAACTTTATTTCCAAGGAAAACCGCGAGGATTTGTTACGCTACATTGAGGCAATATTTTATCTGATTTACAAGCCGAGAGCGAAACAGTTGTTAGAGCAACACATGCATCGTTAG
- the cax gene encoding calcium/proton exchanger, with protein MSVKNILFSVLLLFVPISFAAHFLEWGELAVFITAGLAILPLAAWMGTATEEIAVVVGPILGGLLNATFGNATELIIALIALKSGLVDVVKASITGSIIGNLLLVMGLSMLLGGLRHKEQEFQPVVARVNAASMNLAVIAILVPTTVDITSSGITEATIQNLSIAVAVVLVLVYALTLLFSMKTHSYLYDVGVAETEAEAHTTKPNLWLWIGVLFTATVLVAIESEFLVDSLEVATSQLGLTALFTGVILVPIIGNAAEHATAVTVAMKNKMDLSLSVAVGSSLQIALFVAPVLVLVGWLLGQPMDLDFNPFELVAVAVSVLIANSISSDGRSNWLEGTLLLATYAVLGLAFYFHPIIDGIG; from the coding sequence ATGTCAGTTAAAAATATTCTATTCTCAGTCCTACTGCTATTTGTCCCTATTTCTTTTGCTGCCCATTTTTTAGAGTGGGGTGAGTTAGCAGTTTTTATCACAGCCGGACTTGCAATTTTACCATTAGCGGCGTGGATGGGGACTGCTACTGAAGAAATTGCTGTCGTAGTAGGACCAATTCTCGGAGGATTACTTAATGCAACCTTTGGAAACGCTACTGAACTTATTATTGCGTTAATTGCGCTGAAATCAGGTCTTGTTGATGTTGTCAAAGCAAGTATTACAGGTTCGATCATTGGCAACTTGCTTTTAGTGATGGGGCTTTCTATGTTACTTGGAGGCTTGCGCCACAAAGAACAAGAATTTCAACCTGTTGTGGCGCGAGTCAATGCTGCCTCAATGAACTTAGCTGTCATTGCAATTTTAGTCCCGACTACAGTTGATATTACCTCAAGCGGTATTACCGAAGCTACAATCCAAAACCTTTCAATCGCCGTTGCTGTAGTGTTGGTGTTGGTCTACGCACTCACGTTACTGTTCTCGATGAAAACTCATTCGTATCTGTATGATGTAGGTGTCGCAGAAACCGAAGCAGAAGCACACACCACAAAGCCTAATCTCTGGCTGTGGATTGGAGTGTTATTCACCGCAACCGTGTTAGTTGCCATTGAGTCAGAATTTTTAGTTGATTCCCTCGAAGTCGCCACCTCACAACTAGGATTAACAGCACTTTTTACCGGAGTCATTTTGGTTCCAATTATTGGTAACGCCGCTGAACATGCTACCGCAGTTACCGTAGCGATGAAAAACAAGATGGATCTTTCGCTTTCTGTTGCTGTGGGATCGAGTCTACAAATCGCGCTATTTGTCGCCCCAGTTCTAGTGTTAGTTGGTTGGTTACTTGGTCAACCGATGGATTTAGATTTCAATCCTTTTGAACTCGTCGCCGTTGCTGTCTCAGTACTTATTGCCAATTCGATAAGTTCCGATGGTCGTTCCAATTGGCTAGAAGGGACGTTACTGCTCGCTACCTACGCAGTACTAGGACTTGCTTTCTACTTCCACCCAATCATCGACGGTATCGGCTAG
- a CDS encoding DUF3536 domain-containing protein, with protein sequence MIASSQTAGDQSVQAGATRNPLQTATGVYVTVHGHFYQPPRENPYLDAIERQPSATPFHDWNERIHYECYRPNAFARVLNDRGEIVGIVNNYEYLSFNIGPTLMSWLERYDVEVYQRILEADRKSCDRLNGHGNAIAQVYNHIIMPLANERDKYTQIRWGKADFRSRFGRDPEGMWLAETAVDYATLEALVAEGIKFIILAPSQAQRCRAIPTEDQPVTQWHEVGGSQIDPTRPYRCYLKKSEEITPDTPYIDIFFYDGPISRDMGFSDVLFNAQHLAGRIGSAVRGDRRPAQLISVATDGETFGHHKGGTEKTLAYAFTEEFPRRGWTVTNFAHYLSLNPPTWEVELKPVTAWSCAHGVDRWQDDCGCGGEGGVWHQKWRRPLRQALDWLRDQLIKVYEEAGRQFFRDPWGARDEYIQVIRDRSPANINRFLCRHQTRKLSAAEQIDALRLLEMQRHALLMYTSCGWFFEEISRPEGTQILRYAARALELAGDVTGVQLEKAFIKRLTQAPSNVDFFKHGGEVYRHLVVSAQISFLQVAAQYAITSLFNNHKLERSQNNGFVPACSVRYSSQQHVYCYTAQQLDYQLQRMGALTLAVGQLRLTSEITWESEHLVFAVLHLGGWDFHCCIQPFNGRRAYSQMKDKLFEALQQASAAQTILAMTQMFGDQSFNLQHLFAEERHRIMRLLSQETLTRLDQLYTQVYRDNYGVVMAFHRDELAVPQELQVAAEIALGNRCLNTLRSLSDVSGVQESSNYLLELQAIATEAQHLRCRLNIPEGKQILEQLIVRSLWQLLYDTNPATVEVEVQYLERLIDIAYQLQLGWSLERAQELYFSCLHSQILPLCESKQAQFDYLRPLLQLGQKLGVDVSAWLHQL encoded by the coding sequence ATGATTGCTTCTTCTCAAACGGCTGGGGATCAAAGCGTTCAAGCAGGTGCTACGCGAAATCCTCTTCAGACAGCAACTGGTGTTTACGTTACGGTTCACGGTCATTTCTATCAACCACCACGCGAAAATCCTTATCTTGATGCAATTGAGCGCCAGCCGAGTGCAACACCTTTTCACGACTGGAATGAACGCATTCACTACGAATGTTATCGCCCAAATGCGTTTGCCAGAGTGTTAAACGATCGCGGTGAGATCGTGGGGATCGTTAATAATTACGAGTATTTGAGCTTTAATATTGGTCCAACGCTGATGTCGTGGTTAGAACGCTACGATGTTGAAGTTTATCAACGAATTTTAGAAGCTGACCGCAAAAGTTGCGATCGCCTCAACGGTCATGGTAATGCGATCGCGCAGGTGTACAACCACATCATTATGCCGCTTGCCAATGAGAGAGACAAATATACGCAAATTCGTTGGGGTAAAGCAGACTTTCGTTCGCGGTTTGGACGCGATCCCGAAGGAATGTGGTTAGCGGAAACAGCAGTAGACTACGCAACCTTAGAAGCATTAGTCGCAGAAGGCATCAAGTTTATTATTCTTGCACCATCCCAAGCCCAGCGTTGTCGAGCGATCCCCACCGAAGATCAACCTGTGACGCAATGGCATGAAGTTGGTGGAAGTCAGATCGATCCCACACGCCCGTATCGTTGTTATCTGAAGAAAAGCGAAGAAATTACGCCGGATACTCCTTATATTGATATCTTTTTCTACGATGGTCCGATCTCGCGCGATATGGGATTTAGCGACGTGCTATTTAATGCGCAGCACCTTGCAGGGCGAATTGGTTCAGCAGTACGCGGGGATCGCCGCCCTGCGCAGTTAATTTCGGTGGCGACGGATGGCGAAACATTTGGTCATCACAAAGGTGGAACCGAGAAAACTTTAGCGTATGCGTTTACAGAGGAGTTTCCCCGTCGCGGATGGACAGTCACGAATTTTGCACATTACCTCAGTTTAAACCCACCGACGTGGGAAGTTGAACTCAAGCCTGTTACTGCGTGGAGTTGCGCGCATGGTGTCGATCGCTGGCAAGATGATTGTGGCTGTGGTGGTGAAGGTGGTGTTTGGCATCAAAAATGGCGTCGTCCTTTGCGTCAAGCTTTAGATTGGTTGCGAGATCAGTTAATTAAGGTGTATGAGGAAGCTGGTAGACAGTTTTTCCGCGATCCCTGGGGTGCAAGAGATGAGTATATTCAAGTCATCCGCGATCGCTCTCCAGCAAATATCAATCGTTTTCTGTGTCGCCATCAAACACGGAAATTGAGTGCAGCAGAACAAATCGACGCTCTACGTTTATTAGAAATGCAGCGTCACGCTTTGTTGATGTATACAAGTTGCGGTTGGTTTTTTGAAGAGATTTCCCGCCCAGAAGGAACGCAAATTTTACGCTATGCGGCGCGGGCGTTGGAATTAGCTGGAGATGTCACAGGCGTACAACTAGAAAAAGCATTTATTAAGCGGCTGACGCAAGCACCGAGTAACGTTGACTTTTTTAAACATGGTGGTGAAGTTTATCGACATTTAGTCGTTTCTGCTCAAATTAGTTTTCTGCAAGTCGCCGCACAGTACGCAATTACTTCGTTGTTCAACAACCATAAACTAGAACGCAGTCAAAATAATGGCTTCGTACCTGCTTGCAGTGTTCGCTATTCTTCACAACAGCACGTCTATTGCTACACCGCTCAACAATTAGATTACCAGTTGCAACGCATGGGGGCGTTGACGCTAGCTGTAGGACAGCTACGGTTGACTTCAGAAATTACTTGGGAAAGCGAACATTTAGTGTTTGCGGTGTTGCATTTGGGAGGCTGGGATTTTCATTGCTGCATTCAGCCTTTTAATGGACGTCGTGCTTATAGCCAGATGAAAGATAAATTGTTTGAAGCGTTGCAACAAGCAAGTGCAGCGCAGACAATTTTAGCAATGACGCAGATGTTCGGGGATCAGTCGTTTAATTTACAACATCTGTTTGCAGAAGAACGTCACAGAATTATGCGCTTGTTGAGTCAGGAAACGCTGACGCGGTTGGATCAGTTGTATACGCAAGTTTACCGCGATAATTACGGCGTAGTGATGGCATTTCATCGCGATGAATTAGCAGTACCGCAAGAATTACAAGTCGCAGCAGAAATTGCCTTGGGAAATCGCTGTTTAAATACACTGCGATCGCTGTCTGATGTGAGTGGAGTACAAGAAAGTAGTAATTATTTACTTGAACTGCAAGCGATCGCAACAGAAGCACAGCATTTACGCTGTCGGTTAAATATTCCTGAAGGTAAGCAAATTTTAGAGCAGTTGATCGTGCGATCGCTTTGGCAATTACTGTATGACACGAATCCTGCCACAGTTGAAGTAGAGGTTCAATACTTAGAACGTTTGATTGATATCGCCTATCAGTTACAACTGGGTTGGTCTTTAGAACGCGCGCAAGAGTTGTATTTTAGCTGTTTACACAGTCAAATTCTACCTTTGTGCGAATCTAAGCAAGCTCAATTTGATTACTTGCGTCCATTACTCCAGTTAGGACAAAAGTTAGGAGTCGATGTCAGTGCTTGGTTACATCAACTTTAA
- a CDS encoding LemA family protein produces MSNQDKRIPEDIAPEVLELAARNYSNYTQSYSASELVAAGKEVDIPAEFIQQAILDVQTKRKQQQHQQQHLAHLRQKLLIVGAGVVATLGVWSIWTYNSISSSHSRVEAAWAQVENQLQRRADLIPNLVNVTQAYARQEQELVNLLVRSRQSYLQATTPEEKVAATVQVNQAIDRFRNYATVNPQLQSSQLFINLQYELTGTENRLAVERMRYNQAVQAYNQQIQSFPNILVANTFGFEKKAFFQATNTKVPIVP; encoded by the coding sequence ATGAGCAATCAAGATAAAAGAATCCCTGAAGATATTGCCCCAGAAGTGCTAGAGTTAGCTGCGCGCAATTATTCTAATTACACTCAAAGTTATTCTGCTTCAGAGTTGGTCGCCGCAGGCAAAGAAGTTGACATTCCTGCTGAATTCATTCAACAAGCCATTCTAGACGTCCAAACAAAGCGCAAACAACAGCAACACCAACAACAGCATTTAGCCCATCTGCGTCAAAAATTACTTATTGTTGGCGCTGGGGTAGTAGCTACCTTGGGTGTTTGGAGTATCTGGACTTATAACTCTATTTCTAGCAGTCATTCTAGAGTCGAAGCCGCTTGGGCACAAGTCGAAAATCAACTTCAGCGTCGTGCTGATTTGATTCCTAATCTTGTCAATGTTACTCAAGCCTATGCTAGACAGGAACAAGAACTAGTTAATTTATTAGTGCGATCGCGTCAATCGTATTTACAAGCGACGACTCCTGAAGAAAAAGTTGCTGCCACAGTACAAGTGAATCAAGCTATCGATCGTTTCCGCAATTATGCTACTGTCAATCCTCAATTGCAATCAAGTCAATTATTTATCAATCTTCAATACGAACTCACAGGTACAGAAAATCGATTAGCTGTCGAAAGAATGCGATATAACCAAGCAGTGCAAGCTTATAATCAACAAATTCAAAGTTTTCCTAATATCTTAGTTGCAAACACTTTTGGGTTTGAAAAGAAAGCCTTTTTCCAAGCTACAAACACTAAGGTTCCCATAGTTCCTTAA